One genomic region from Betaproteobacteria bacterium encodes:
- a CDS encoding site-specific integrase — translation MSQSTAANSELRQRMIDDMRMRKFTDKTQTQYVRAVRKFASYLHRSPDTATDEELRNYQLYLVDHGISPVSLNATITGLKFFFEITVGDTELMGKMQPVRVPRTLPVILSREEVSRLIAATRNLKHQTALAVAYGTGLRVSEVVSLKIGDIDSNRMILRVEQGKGSKDRYAMLSPILLERLRHWWRVARAQGKMLDGGWLFPGLDPIKSLTARQLNRAIHAAAEVAKIDKRVSMHTLRHSFATHLLEQKVDIRVIQVLLGHKKLETTALYTQVATDILREVISPLEMLHPT, via the coding sequence ATGAGCCAATCGACAGCAGCCAACAGTGAGTTACGTCAACGCATGATCGACGACATGCGCATGCGTAAGTTTACCGACAAGACCCAGACCCAGTACGTCCGCGCAGTGCGGAAGTTCGCCAGCTATCTTCATCGTTCACCGGATACAGCGACTGATGAAGAGTTGCGCAACTATCAGCTGTATCTGGTCGATCACGGCATCTCACCGGTCTCACTTAATGCCACCATCACCGGTCTGAAGTTCTTCTTCGAGATCACCGTCGGCGATACCGAGTTGATGGGCAAGATGCAACCGGTGCGGGTTCCCCGGACGCTGCCGGTGATACTGAGCCGCGAAGAGGTGAGCCGCCTGATCGCCGCGACCCGCAACCTCAAACACCAGACCGCACTGGCCGTTGCCTACGGTACCGGCTTGCGGGTGAGCGAAGTGGTCTCACTCAAGATCGGCGACATCGACAGCAACCGCATGATCCTGCGGGTGGAGCAAGGTAAAGGCAGCAAGGATCGCTACGCCATGCTCTCGCCCATATTGCTCGAACGCTTGCGCCACTGGTGGCGGGTGGCCCGCGCACAAGGCAAGATGCTCGACGGCGGCTGGCTGTTTCCCGGGTTGGACCCGATCAAATCGCTCACCGCGCGTCAGCTCAATCGGGCCATCCATGCCGCCGCGGAGGTGGCCAAGATCGACAAGCGGGTGTCGATGCACACCTTGCGTCACAGCTTCGCCACCCACCTGCTCGAACAGAAGGTCGACATTCGTGTGATCCAGGTCCTGCTCGGACACAAGAAACTGGAAACGACAGCCCTCTATACCCAAGTCGCCACCGACATTCTGCGTGAAGTCATCAGTCCGCTGGAGATGCTGCACCCCACGTAG
- a CDS encoding IS91 family transposase translates to MGRSALEVADIFRAHGTAWRLRERAHLSLGQLKVMSAIEQCRRAALGGHVLRCPRCEQLEIAYNSCRNRHCPKCQARAARRWLDARQAELLPVDYYHVVFTLPAPISAIAYYNKTVIYGLLFEVAAEVLRTIAADPRHLGAQIGVTLVLHTWGSALTHHPHVHGIVPGGGLSPDGQRWIRCKPGFFLPVRVLSRLFRRRFLEELGAAQRAGRLQCFGDFAHLADPTAFDDWLAPLRTCEWVVYAKRPFAGPAAVLAYLSRYTHRVAISNQRLISMNEQGITFGWKDYRAKGRTRHKTMTLKPEEFMRRFLLHVLPGGFHRIRYFGLIANAARKANLARMLELLQPEPAAIKVSLPDANRTAPSGAIVPPTFVCPDCGAAMIVIETLARAQPIRAPPRLRQPP, encoded by the coding sequence ATGGGGCGTTCGGCCCTGGAGGTCGCCGATATCTTTCGTGCCCACGGGACAGCCTGGCGTCTGCGTGAGCGCGCGCATCTGAGTCTGGGTCAACTCAAGGTCATGTCGGCCATCGAACAGTGTCGCCGTGCTGCGCTGGGGGGACATGTATTGCGCTGCCCGCGCTGCGAACAACTCGAGATTGCCTACAACTCCTGCCGCAACCGGCATTGTCCGAAATGCCAGGCCCGCGCCGCGCGCCGCTGGCTCGATGCCCGTCAGGCTGAACTGCTACCGGTGGATTATTACCACGTCGTCTTCACCTTGCCCGCACCGATTAGCGCGATCGCCTATTACAACAAGACGGTGATCTATGGTCTGTTGTTTGAAGTCGCCGCCGAGGTCCTGCGCACCATCGCCGCCGACCCCAGGCATCTGGGTGCCCAGATCGGCGTGACCCTGGTACTGCATACCTGGGGCTCGGCACTGACGCATCATCCTCACGTGCATGGCATTGTGCCTGGCGGGGGTTTGTCGCCTGATGGCCAACGCTGGATCCGCTGCAAGCCGGGTTTCTTCCTGCCCGTGCGCGTGCTCTCGCGACTGTTTCGGCGGCGCTTTCTGGAGGAGCTTGGCGCCGCACAGCGCGCCGGCCGGTTGCAGTGCTTCGGTGACTTCGCGCATCTGGCCGATCCGACGGCATTCGACGATTGGCTGGCACCGTTGCGAACGTGCGAATGGGTGGTCTATGCCAAGCGTCCTTTTGCCGGTCCGGCCGCCGTCCTGGCGTATCTGTCGCGGTATACCCACCGCGTGGCCATTTCCAACCAGCGACTGATCAGCATGAATGAGCAAGGCATCACGTTCGGATGGAAGGATTATCGGGCCAAGGGGAGGACGCGACACAAGACGATGACGCTCAAGCCCGAGGAGTTCATGCGCCGTTTTCTGCTGCATGTGTTGCCGGGCGGCTTTCACCGCATCCGTTACTTTGGCTTGATCGCCAATGCGGCGCGCAAGGCCAATCTGGCACGTATGCTTGAACTTCTGCAACCTGAGCCAGCGGCCATCAAAGTCAGCTTGCCTGATGCGAACCGAACGGCCCCATCCGGTGCCATCGTTCCACCGACGTTCGTCTGTCCAGACTGCGGGGCGGCAATGATCGTCATTGAAACCCTGGCGCGCGCTCAACCGATCCGGGCACCGCCCCGGTTGCGACAGCCACCATGA
- a CDS encoding fibronectin type III domain-containing protein, whose translation MPLFGTSGTGEIIASPTDPNQAFYLWLFEPSSSTTCTFSQANGHRWLILKSTSAVGAGVSVPSGYSVGDFGPGVAPAKIPSGSHYPRQSASVDVWANWFDTAGPTTARVNVDGTCTPMTLGRGTMQNGAYKATLTNVATGCHRYYFEFKDSSNQAVTYPTTGSLGIGAAGTCPDWEVARPATCDAPPQFVLSVVLAGSGGGAVTSGPVGISCGMDCGELFNAGTMVTLTAMPAGGSLFNGWSGGGCSGNGTCVVTVNAATSVTATFTAITVPDAPIILSATPGNGQVSVSFSPPAFDGGSPVTGYTAQCAGAQTASNTGAGSPVTVTGMINGQSYSCGVIASNVIGDSPVSGRILVTPNTGTPLALLGVKSRKIHFAPPPFDLPIDYTVPVGSKVTVEPRNIGAGHAIVFQFNSTISSTGIVSAIDTVSGAITGVLAISAGSEIIVTLPGVPDKRRVTVSLTNVNGAGVNAAATIGFLVGDVNSTGVVNASDIAGVKARSLQSANTDNFKFDLDTSGTINATDVSAAKARSGRVLP comes from the coding sequence ATGCCGCTGTTTGGCACCAGTGGAACCGGCGAGATCATCGCTTCGCCAACTGATCCCAATCAGGCTTTTTACCTGTGGCTTTTCGAACCATCTTCAAGTACAACGTGTACGTTCTCACAGGCCAATGGGCATCGCTGGCTGATCCTCAAATCGACCAGCGCTGTTGGCGCGGGCGTGTCGGTGCCGTCGGGATATTCCGTTGGTGATTTTGGTCCCGGCGTCGCACCCGCCAAGATTCCATCCGGCTCACACTATCCGCGCCAGTCCGCATCGGTGGACGTATGGGCCAACTGGTTTGACACAGCCGGGCCTACGACAGCGCGCGTAAACGTCGATGGCACCTGTACCCCCATGACGCTCGGCCGCGGCACCATGCAGAACGGCGCGTACAAAGCCACGCTCACGAACGTCGCGACGGGCTGTCATCGTTACTACTTCGAATTCAAGGATTCCTCCAACCAGGCTGTCACCTACCCGACCACCGGGTCGCTCGGTATTGGCGCCGCGGGCACATGCCCGGACTGGGAAGTAGCCCGCCCGGCAACCTGTGACGCACCGCCGCAATTCGTATTGAGTGTGGTGCTCGCGGGCTCCGGTGGTGGCGCAGTCACCTCGGGGCCCGTGGGAATCAGTTGCGGCATGGACTGCGGCGAGCTTTTCAACGCCGGTACGATGGTCACGTTGACCGCCATGCCGGCCGGTGGGTCGCTCTTCAATGGCTGGTCAGGCGGCGGGTGCAGCGGCAATGGCACGTGTGTGGTGACCGTCAACGCAGCGACAAGTGTCACCGCGACCTTTACCGCCATCACCGTGCCCGACGCGCCGATCATTCTCTCGGCCACACCCGGCAACGGCCAGGTGTCCGTGTCCTTTTCGCCTCCTGCTTTTGACGGTGGCAGTCCGGTCACCGGATACACCGCCCAATGTGCCGGCGCACAGACCGCATCCAACACCGGCGCGGGATCACCCGTCACGGTCACGGGCATGATCAACGGCCAGTCCTATTCCTGTGGCGTCATTGCGTCGAACGTGATCGGCGATAGTCCCGTGTCGGGACGGATTCTGGTCACCCCCAACACCGGCACACCGTTAGCACTTCTCGGTGTGAAGTCCCGCAAGATCCATTTTGCGCCGCCGCCATTCGATTTGCCGATCGACTACACAGTACCCGTCGGCAGCAAGGTGACGGTGGAACCACGCAACATCGGCGCCGGACATGCCATCGTTTTCCAGTTCAACAGCACGATTTCCTCGACGGGAATCGTGAGCGCCATCGACACCGTTTCCGGCGCGATCACCGGCGTGCTCGCGATTTCTGCTGGCAGCGAAATAATCGTTACGCTTCCAGGCGTTCCAGACAAGCGGCGTGTAACGGTGTCACTGACGAACGTCAATGGGGCAGGCGTCAATGCTGCGGCAACGATCGGCTTCCTGGTAGGCGATGTGAACAGCACTGGCGTTGTCAATGCCAGCGACATTGCGGGTGTCAAGGCGCGATCACTGCAATCCGCGAATACGGACAATTTCAAGTTCGACCTCGATACCTCGGGCACGATCAATGCCACCGACGTTTCTGCAGCGAAGGCGCGGTCAGGGCGAGTGCTGCCCTGA
- a CDS encoding D-alanyl-D-alanine carboxypeptidase family protein, translating to MEPRSIGAGHTVVFQFDGAITTPGVVTAVDSTGAPVSLNVPALLPGNEILVTLPNVADNRRVTISLAGINGVSNAHASMGFLLGDVNNSRAVDATDLAAVKAYSRQASGCDQLPNDLENNRQHQCRRHRSYQGASGRRWRLESFTCLLLFASSLYGESLMQSGPESNIEALGISRASLSARGLCEHEEAGTLVLAEIGADGREYLLVPAAAAWRDLKAAAGNDGSTIFLASAFRSVARQSEIIREKLDAGMGIGEILTVCAPPGFSEHHTGRAVDIVCPDMPDLEIEFEETEAFQWLVRHARRFGFTLSIRAAMRTAINTNPWHWCFRRAESACPRSLSPAGRGGNADQQRSGVYTFVSKFEAKENFHDAHSVPFSAERAALAWTVPHALRRRRVGECSVGGPRRGRINEWFPQLGRARHSHLDQPRAQRSAIRDERLHRRQLRGESLLHGDGAAELQPGTESRGAFPFGRDVASGVLCARFNLYHCQRHQFKISG from the coding sequence GTGGAGCCACGCAGCATCGGCGCGGGTCACACCGTCGTGTTCCAGTTTGACGGCGCAATCACGACTCCCGGGGTCGTCACCGCGGTCGATTCAACCGGTGCCCCGGTCAGCCTCAATGTGCCGGCGTTGTTGCCGGGCAACGAAATCCTCGTGACCCTGCCGAACGTCGCCGACAACCGGCGCGTCACGATATCGCTCGCGGGTATCAATGGCGTGAGTAACGCGCATGCCTCAATGGGTTTCCTGTTGGGGGACGTCAATAATTCGCGTGCAGTCGACGCCACTGACCTTGCCGCGGTGAAAGCCTACTCTAGGCAAGCATCTGGATGCGACCAACTTCCGAATGACCTGGAAAATAACCGGCAGCATCAATGCCGCCGACATCGCAGCTATCAAGGCGCGTCAGGGCGACGCTGGCGCCTTGAGTCGTTCACCTGCCTGCTACTATTTGCCTCGTCACTTTACGGCGAGAGTCTGATGCAGTCGGGACCCGAATCCAACATTGAAGCGCTGGGCATTTCGCGTGCGTCGCTAAGCGCGCGCGGCCTGTGCGAGCACGAAGAAGCCGGCACGCTGGTTTTGGCGGAGATCGGCGCGGATGGACGCGAGTATCTTCTGGTGCCCGCCGCCGCTGCCTGGCGCGATCTCAAGGCCGCTGCCGGTAACGACGGCAGCACGATTTTTCTGGCTTCGGCATTTCGCAGTGTGGCCCGTCAAAGCGAAATCATTCGTGAAAAACTCGATGCGGGAATGGGAATTGGCGAGATCCTCACGGTTTGCGCGCCACCGGGATTCAGCGAACATCACACCGGGCGCGCCGTGGACATTGTTTGCCCGGATATGCCGGATCTTGAAATCGAGTTCGAGGAAACCGAGGCGTTTCAGTGGCTCGTCCGCCACGCGCGCCGTTTCGGTTTCACGCTTTCTATCCGCGCGGCAATGCGGACGGCTATCAATACGAACCCGTGGCACTGGTGTTTTCGTCGCGCGGAGTCGGCATGTCCGCGTAGTTTGTCACCTGCCGGTCGCGGCGGCAATGCCGATCAGCAGCGCTCGGGAGTTTATACTTTCGTCAGCAAGTTCGAGGCGAAGGAGAATTTTCATGATGCCCACAGTGTCCCTTTTTCGGCTGAGCGGGCTGCTTTGGCGTGGACTGTACCGCATGCTCTACGTCGCCGTCGCGTTGGCGAGTGTTCCGTCGGTGGTCCACGCCGTGGGCGAATCAACGAATGGTTTCCCCAACTGGGAAGAGCGCGTCATTCACACCTGGATCAACCGCGCGCGCAGCGATCCGCAATTCGAGATGAACGCCTGCACCGCCGGCAACTGCGGGGAGAAAGCCTGTTACACGGCGATGGCGCCGCTGAGCTACAGCCTGGCACTGAATCGCGCGGCGCGTTTCCATTCGGACGAGATGTTGCGTCAGGGGTACTTTGCGCACGATTCAATTTGTACCATTGTCAGCGACATCAATTCAAAATATCCGGGTAG
- a CDS encoding amidohydrolase family protein, with translation MISNSRVLLVLALCLAAPFAAAAPDVAIVGATLIDGNGGPAQADSAIVVSGARISAIGPRNSVRIPDGSTVIDATGRYVVPGFIDTNVHLSLYGGSRDRYETLAKYHSRQNDIVLEAAQIDLRHGVTTVRDSYGLLIPLTQVRDAIARGEATGARILAAGNIVGWGGPYSVSFSLTPQKDLTRFQEEMNDAVAQGAGEDLADLTPDELRAAINKYLDKGPDFLKFGGTSHFAQPAYIGFSPDAQKVLVEEAHRRGKVAETHSTTIDGLKLSLQAGIDLIQHPEVMTPRQLPDDLVSLIRQRNVICSMLVNTITGDAWQKHLKTKADAEKKFLEADKKGPLPRTLVEERRRADALETDMDTRRDNAQKLIRAGCTVTVGTDSYWAAAQEFAMAPKPDSQSHGIGTIMAIEGLVELGMTPLQAITAGTRNGAMASRKLAELGTLEKGKLADLVILDADPLKDIRHIRKVRSVMQGGRLLDPGAFPEKPVLSKKVLLLTPDSPLMTRQAPASFRVKFETSRGDMLLEFNREWAPMGVDRFFNLVRNGYYDGNRFFRVVKDRWAQTGINGDPAIAALWRTRTIADDPRRESNVRGTIAFAFAVQNGRSTQIFINTRDNAGTHDKEPFVPIGKVIEGMDVADALYAEYGEASGSGIRAGKQGPLFAGGNAYLSRDFPRLDWIQRATVVEAP, from the coding sequence ATGATAAGTAATTCGCGTGTCCTGCTTGTATTGGCGCTTTGCCTGGCGGCACCTTTCGCCGCTGCCGCGCCGGACGTGGCGATTGTCGGCGCCACGCTGATCGATGGCAACGGCGGGCCGGCGCAAGCGGATTCAGCCATCGTCGTCAGCGGTGCGCGCATCAGCGCGATCGGCCCGCGCAACTCGGTGCGCATTCCCGACGGCTCGACGGTGATCGATGCGACGGGGCGCTACGTGGTGCCCGGCTTCATCGACACCAACGTCCACTTATCGTTGTACGGCGGATCACGCGACCGCTACGAGACCCTGGCCAAATATCACTCGCGCCAGAACGACATCGTCCTCGAAGCCGCGCAGATCGATTTGCGCCACGGCGTGACCACCGTTCGCGACAGTTACGGCCTGCTGATACCGCTGACGCAAGTGCGCGACGCGATTGCGCGCGGCGAAGCCACTGGCGCGCGGATTCTGGCGGCGGGGAACATTGTCGGATGGGGCGGTCCCTACTCGGTTTCATTCAGCCTCACGCCACAGAAGGATCTCACGCGTTTTCAGGAAGAAATGAATGATGCCGTTGCGCAAGGCGCGGGCGAGGACCTCGCCGACCTGACGCCCGACGAATTGCGCGCCGCCATCAACAAGTATCTCGACAAGGGCCCGGACTTTCTCAAGTTCGGTGGCACCAGCCACTTCGCCCAACCGGCGTATATCGGTTTCTCACCGGACGCGCAGAAGGTGCTGGTCGAGGAAGCACACAGGCGCGGAAAGGTGGCCGAAACGCATTCGACCACCATCGACGGACTCAAGTTGTCACTGCAGGCGGGGATCGATCTGATCCAGCATCCCGAAGTGATGACGCCACGGCAGTTGCCCGACGATCTCGTGAGTCTGATCCGTCAGCGCAATGTGATTTGCTCCATGCTGGTGAACACCATCACCGGCGACGCGTGGCAGAAGCACCTCAAGACCAAGGCCGACGCGGAAAAGAAATTTCTGGAGGCGGACAAGAAAGGCCCCCTGCCGAGAACGCTGGTCGAGGAACGCCGGCGCGCGGACGCGCTCGAAACGGACATGGATACGCGCCGCGACAATGCGCAGAAACTGATCCGCGCCGGTTGCACTGTCACCGTCGGCACCGACAGCTACTGGGCCGCCGCGCAGGAATTCGCGATGGCACCCAAGCCGGACAGCCAGAGCCACGGCATCGGCACCATCATGGCCATTGAAGGATTGGTGGAACTCGGCATGACACCGCTGCAAGCCATCACCGCCGGCACACGCAATGGCGCGATGGCCAGCCGCAAATTGGCCGAACTCGGTACGCTGGAAAAAGGGAAGCTTGCGGATCTGGTCATTCTCGATGCCGATCCGCTCAAGGACATTCGCCACATCCGCAAGGTGCGATCGGTGATGCAGGGCGGCCGCCTGCTGGATCCGGGCGCGTTCCCCGAAAAGCCGGTGCTTTCCAAAAAGGTCCTGCTGCTGACGCCGGACTCGCCGCTCATGACCCGACAGGCGCCTGCAAGTTTTCGTGTGAAGTTTGAAACCAGCCGCGGCGACATGCTGCTGGAGTTCAATCGCGAGTGGGCGCCGATGGGTGTCGATCGTTTTTTCAATCTGGTGCGTAATGGTTATTACGATGGCAACCGTTTTTTTCGCGTCGTAAAGGATCGCTGGGCACAGACCGGCATCAACGGTGATCCGGCGATTGCAGCCCTATGGCGTACGCGCACGATCGCAGATGACCCGCGCCGTGAATCCAATGTTCGCGGCACCATTGCGTTTGCTTTCGCCGTGCAGAATGGACGCAGCACGCAGATCTTCATCAACACCCGCGACAACGCCGGGACGCACGACAAGGAACCGTTCGTGCCGATTGGCAAGGTGATTGAAGGCATGGACGTGGCCGATGCGCTTTACGCGGAATATGGCGAAGCCTCGGGGAGCGGAATCCGTGCCGGCAAGCAGGGGCCGTTGTTCGCCGGGGGCAATGCGTATCTAAGCCGCGACTTTCCACGGCTGGACTGGATTCAGCGGGCGACGGTGGTGGAAGCGCCGTAG
- a CDS encoding translation initiation factor Sui1: MKRNTSGGLVYSTESGRMCPACRRPVAVCACGKKTSPPASDGVVRVSRETKGRGGKAVTLISGLALDTDALSQLCKQLKTSCGTGGTVKDGTIELQGDRCDAAMDVIRKLGMIVKRAGG, encoded by the coding sequence ATGAAACGCAACACAAGTGGCGGCCTTGTCTATTCGACCGAATCCGGCAGGATGTGCCCGGCATGCCGCAGGCCGGTCGCGGTGTGCGCATGCGGAAAGAAGACATCGCCGCCTGCTTCAGATGGCGTGGTGCGCGTTTCCCGCGAAACAAAAGGACGTGGCGGAAAGGCCGTGACGCTGATCAGTGGATTGGCGCTGGATACCGACGCGCTGTCGCAACTATGCAAGCAACTGAAGACTTCCTGCGGCACGGGGGGGACGGTGAAAGACGGCACCATTGAATTGCAGGGTGACCGATGCGATGCGGCCATGGATGTTATCCGCAAGCTGGGCATGATCGTCAAGCGGGCCGGGGGCTAG
- a CDS encoding DUF3820 family protein gives MDAEDLQLLVTRQMPYGKYQGRIIADLPGNYLSWFARKGFPKGEIGRLMALMLEIDHNGLSSLLDPLRGR, from the coding sequence GTGGACGCCGAAGATCTGCAGTTGCTGGTGACACGACAAATGCCCTATGGAAAATATCAGGGGCGCATCATCGCCGATTTGCCCGGCAATTACCTGAGCTGGTTTGCACGCAAGGGTTTCCCAAAAGGTGAAATCGGCCGTCTGATGGCGCTGATGCTTGAGATCGACCATAACGGGCTATCATCGCTGCTCGATCCCTTGAGGGGACGCTGA
- a CDS encoding glycine zipper 2TM domain-containing protein encodes MKWKFKTALGATALAFAAQAAAQITFYQGDGFRGRAFTANKPVQNFERYGFNDRASSVVVDRGSWEICTDARFQGRCVVLRRGSYDSLGRMGLDGRVSSARPVSERARYENEAPPPPPAPIYEYRQRPGERIYEVPVSSVRAVVGPPEQRCWVERQQVVEGPSGDAGGALLGAIIGGVLGHQVGGGRGKDAATAAGAVAGAVIGGGRGDGAVAYDRDVQRCKTVASGRPEFWIVTYVFRGVEHRIEMSAPPGRTIAVNSRGEPRQ; translated from the coding sequence ATGAAATGGAAATTCAAGACTGCGCTGGGCGCAACCGCCCTCGCTTTCGCTGCCCAGGCAGCGGCACAGATTACCTTCTACCAGGGAGATGGATTCCGTGGACGTGCCTTCACAGCCAACAAACCGGTGCAGAACTTCGAGCGTTACGGATTCAATGATCGCGCCTCATCGGTGGTCGTCGATCGTGGTAGCTGGGAAATATGTACGGACGCGCGCTTTCAGGGCCGTTGCGTCGTACTTCGCCGCGGCAGTTACGATTCACTCGGCAGAATGGGCCTGGACGGACGAGTGTCCTCGGCGCGCCCGGTGAGTGAGCGTGCGCGCTATGAAAACGAGGCACCTCCGCCGCCACCCGCACCGATCTATGAATATCGTCAACGCCCCGGTGAGCGCATCTATGAAGTGCCGGTGAGCTCGGTACGCGCGGTCGTGGGACCGCCGGAACAACGCTGCTGGGTCGAGCGTCAGCAAGTCGTTGAAGGACCGTCCGGCGACGCCGGTGGCGCGCTGCTTGGCGCGATCATTGGCGGCGTGCTCGGCCATCAGGTCGGCGGCGGACGGGGCAAGGATGCGGCGACCGCCGCGGGCGCAGTGGCGGGTGCGGTCATTGGGGGCGGACGTGGCGACGGCGCGGTAGCGTACGACAGGGACGTGCAACGCTGCAAAACGGTCGCAAGTGGCCGGCCCGAATTCTGGATCGTGACCTACGTCTTTCGCGGCGTCGAGCACCGGATAGAAATGAGCGCGCCGCCCGGCAGGACGATCGCGGTTAATAGCCGGGGCGAACCACGGCAGTAA
- a CDS encoding S9 family peptidase, whose amino-acid sequence MSPQLVYDYVARDGLPIVSYLTLPKGREARDLPLVVNVHGGPWVRDRWGFSREVQFLAGLGYAVLQPQFRGSTGFGDAHFKKSFGQWGLAMQDDITDGINSLVKQGVVDPKRICIMGASYGGYAAMMGLVKDPDLYRCGVNLLGVTDIGYLFTEGAWRNDRVAGYAFKEMVGDPDALRAQFVATSPSKQADKIRAPVFMAYGEHDLRVPLIHGEEMRDALKKHKKVYEYMELEKEEHGFAAEKTRYRVYGAIENFLKTYNPAK is encoded by the coding sequence ATGTCACCGCAACTGGTGTATGACTACGTCGCGCGCGATGGCCTGCCGATAGTTTCCTACCTGACGCTGCCGAAAGGGCGTGAGGCAAGGGATTTGCCGCTGGTGGTGAATGTTCACGGCGGCCCGTGGGTACGCGACCGCTGGGGCTTCAGCCGTGAAGTGCAATTCCTGGCGGGTTTGGGTTACGCCGTGCTGCAGCCGCAATTTCGCGGCTCGACCGGGTTTGGCGATGCACATTTCAAGAAATCCTTCGGTCAGTGGGGCCTCGCGATGCAGGACGATATCACTGACGGGATCAACAGCCTGGTGAAGCAAGGCGTCGTGGACCCGAAACGAATTTGCATCATGGGGGCCAGCTATGGCGGATACGCCGCAATGATGGGCCTGGTCAAGGACCCGGATCTGTATCGGTGCGGCGTCAACCTGCTGGGCGTGACTGATATCGGCTACTTATTTACGGAAGGTGCATGGCGGAACGACCGCGTGGCGGGCTACGCTTTCAAGGAAATGGTTGGCGATCCTGATGCACTGCGCGCGCAGTTCGTCGCTACGTCTCCGTCGAAGCAGGCAGACAAAATTCGCGCCCCGGTATTCATGGCTTACGGTGAGCATGATCTGCGTGTCCCACTGATCCATGGTGAAGAGATGCGCGACGCGCTGAAGAAACACAAAAAAGTGTACGAATACATGGAGCTGGAAAAAGAAGAACATGGCTTCGCTGCGGAGAAAACCCGATACCGGGTCTATGGCGCGATCGAGAATTTTCTGAAGACCTACAACCCAGCGAAATAG
- a CDS encoding glycosyltransferase, with protein MTVVIRSLGRPHLASALASVARQTHREIEVLMVDATGGKHPSMADRCGDFPLRFVSGSRTLNRPEAANRGLDYARGAWIIFLDDDDFFEPGHIASLLKAAKENQTVVAYAGTRMLDGNDQAIGELNERYSRLKLCAGNFMQMGAVLFHRNLLQQGCRFDERMLLYQDWDFWLQLSRFSHFAHAAEITNNWRIHTGESGAGAGENANLVLQAEFTAKVKDKWQPHHDRLIEFVHNTVRRSNQQISTGRANRAVKWLRRALTAMPNDPTLTNLLGLAKYKAGDLTGAWHALDDAHALLPENDAIGRNLVQVEKLRRTRRSK; from the coding sequence GTGACGGTTGTGATTCGAAGTCTCGGGCGACCGCACCTGGCGAGTGCGCTTGCGTCTGTCGCGCGGCAAACGCACCGCGAGATCGAGGTGCTGATGGTCGATGCAACAGGCGGCAAGCATCCATCGATGGCGGATCGTTGCGGAGACTTCCCGCTTCGTTTCGTTTCCGGATCAAGAACTCTGAACCGGCCCGAGGCGGCTAACCGTGGTCTGGATTACGCACGCGGTGCATGGATCATCTTTCTCGATGACGACGATTTTTTTGAGCCCGGCCACATTGCCTCACTACTCAAGGCGGCCAAGGAAAACCAGACGGTCGTCGCCTACGCGGGAACGCGCATGCTCGATGGGAATGACCAGGCCATCGGCGAACTCAACGAGCGTTACAGCCGCCTCAAACTGTGTGCCGGGAACTTCATGCAGATGGGCGCGGTATTGTTTCACCGCAATCTGCTGCAACAAGGTTGCCGATTTGATGAGCGCATGCTGCTTTATCAGGACTGGGACTTTTGGTTGCAGCTATCCAGATTCAGTCATTTTGCGCACGCCGCGGAGATCACCAATAACTGGCGCATTCACACCGGCGAGTCCGGCGCGGGCGCCGGCGAAAATGCCAATCTGGTTTTGCAGGCCGAATTCACCGCGAAGGTTAAAGACAAGTGGCAACCGCACCACGACCGGCTCATCGAATTCGTCCACAATACGGTCCGCCGATCCAACCAACAGATTTCGACAGGCAGGGCCAATCGTGCGGTGAAATGGCTGCGGCGGGCATTGACGGCAATGCCCAACGATCCGACGCTGACCAATTTGCTCGGTCTCGCCAAATATAAGGCGGGCGACTTGACCGGCGCATGGCACGCGCTGGATGATGCGCATGCACTCCTGCCGGAAAACGACGCGATCGGTCGGAACCTGGTGCAGGTTGAAAAACTGCGGCGCACGCGTCGATCGAAATAA
- a CDS encoding HipA domain-containing protein yields the protein MRRDRLFSLRQILCDNQIHPRSCAGATVKSRRRELHLKNFGLLYTHPGSDDCRLSPRYDIVCTAAFIPKDVPALSVAEQEARRALNLFGREVLRVKDLETAIDRMLSAA from the coding sequence CTGCGCCGGGATAGACTATTTTCCCTTCGCCAAATTCTCTGCGATAACCAGATCCATCCACGATCCTGTGCCGGAGCCACTGTAAAAAGTCGCCGGCGCGAATTACATCTGAAAAATTTCGGCTTGCTGTACACCCATCCGGGTTCCGATGATTGCCGACTATCCCCGCGCTACGACATTGTCTGCACAGCGGCGTTTATCCCCAAGGACGTTCCTGCCTTGTCAGTCGCCGAACAAGAGGCGCGACGGGCGCTTAACTTGTTCGGGCGGGAAGTTCTTCGCGTCAAGGACCTGGAGACGGCAATTGACCGCATGCTCAGCGCCGCGTGA